Proteins encoded within one genomic window of Pseudorasbora parva isolate DD20220531a chromosome 3, ASM2467924v1, whole genome shotgun sequence:
- the LOC137072124 gene encoding zona pellucida sperm-binding protein 3-like, whose amino-acid sequence MGFWQVGVGLVVILALGFSDAQWRARAAHNRSPSELRPRALAQASQQADSRMSVVSSKPVFAPQTFPAQFPLQTPVRTDIGKQSQDFMGVQSKELLQGQVAKLTWSFPSLPEEPQPPAVPFELPRPVPANSVAAQCGENSVYVEVMKDFFGTGHPLSSSAFTLGGCTATGEDPSAQVLIFESELHGCSSTSMVTGDELVYSFNIIYTPQAVNGVPIVRSRSAVVGIECHYPRAHNVSSDALLPTWIPYASTKVAEDIFVFSLRLMTDDWLFERPSNQYFLGDVINLEASVRLYSHVPVRVFVDSCVATAVPDVASVPRYSFIENNGCLVDAKLTGSTSHFMPRTQGDKLRFQLEAFRFQQADSGLVYITCVLKAAAATPSFEQKACSFSANGWVSADDSDQVCGCCDSTCSVRSGSDRLLTDLRWEKASVGPINVKDYGQKVTGSAV is encoded by the exons ATGGGGTTTTGGCAGGTTGGAGTTGGATTGGTGGTTATTCTTGCTCTTGGATTTTCTGATGCACAATGGCGAGCAAGAGCAGCCCATAATCGCAGTCCAAGTGAGCTTAGGCCTAGGGCATTAGCTCAAGCTTCTCAACAGGCTGATTCCAGGATGTCTGTGGTTTCCAGTAAACCTGTGTTTGCGCCACAAACATTCCCCGCTCAGTTTCCTCTCCAGACACCAGTCAGGACTGACATCGGAAAGCAATCTCAAGATTTCATGGGTGTTCAGTCAAAAGAGCTGTTGCAGGGTCAAGTAGCAAAACTGACGTGGAGCTTTCCAAGTCTACCAGAGGAACCGCAGCCACCCGCCGTTCCTTTTGAGTTGCCGCGTCCTGTCCCTGCCAACAGTGTAGCTGCTCAGTGTGGAGAGAATTCAGTATATGTGGAAGTGATGAAGGACTTCTTTGGGACTGGACACCCACTGTCGTCCTCTGCTTTTACACTGGGAGGCTGCACTGCAACTGGAGAGGATCCTTCTGCTCAAGTGCTCATCTTTGAGTCTGAACTGCATGGATGTAGCAGCACATCAATG GTGACTGGGGATGAGCTTGTCTATTCGTTCAACATTATCTACACCCCACAAGCAGTTAATGGTGTTCCTATTGTCAGGAGCCGTAGTGCAGTGGTTGGTATCGAGTGTCATTATCCAAG AGCACATAATGTGAGCAGCGACGCCTTATTGCCCACTTGGATCCCATATGCCTCAACTAAGGTTGCGGAGGACATCTTTGTCTTCTCCCTCAGGCTCATGACTG ATGACTGGCTGTTTGAGCGACCTTCTAACCAGTACTTCCTGGGTGACGTGATAAATCTTGAAGCATCAGTGCGTTTGTACAGCCATGTTCCCGTCCGTGTGTTTGTGGACAGCTGCGTGGCTACTGCTGTCCCTGATGTTGCTTCTGTCCCCAGATACTCCTTTATTGAGAATAATGG GTGCCTGGTTGATGCCAAGCTCACAGGCTCCACATCTCACTTTATGCCTCGGACTCAAGGTGATAAGCTGCGGTTTCAATTAGAGGCGTTCAGGTTCCAGCAAGCAGACAGTGGACTG GTCTACATCACATGTGTTTTGAAGGCGGCTGCAGCAACCCCaagttttgagcaaaaagcttgTTCATTCTCTGCTAATGG TTGGGTGTCCGCAGATGACTCTGACCAGGTGTGCGGCTGCTGTGACTCCACTTGTAGCGTCAGAAGTGGAAGTGATCGGCTGCTTACGG ATCTACGATGGGAAAAGGCATCTGTCGGCCCCATCAATGTTAAGGACTATGGCCAAAAAGTAACTGGAAGTGCagtataa